Part of the Thermotoga sp. genome, CCCACAAAGGGAGGCTATCTTTATCGTCTTTGAAAGGCGTTCCAGAGATTCAAGATCCTCGTAGGTTGCTTTCCCGTGAGTGAACTTCTCCAGTATGTTGTACGCCTGCATGGTACCTTCTCTACATGGAACACACTTTCCACAGGACTCTCTCTTTGTAAAATCGAGGAAAAACCTTGCAACTTCAACCATACAGGTTTTCTTCGTGATTACGACGATCCCGCCAGAACCGACCATGGCGTCTGCCTTCTTCAAAGTATCGTAATCCAGGGGCATGTCCAGGAAATCTTCGGAGAGACACGCACCGGATGGTCCTCCTATTTGAACCGCTTTGAACTCTTCTTTCTCGACGAAACCACCACAGATGTTGTAGATGATTTCTCTCAAGGTTGTCCCAAACTCGACTTCGATGATACCGGTGGCCTTCAATGGGCCTGCAACAGAGAACATCTTGGTACCTGGAGAGTTCTCTGTACCACGTTTTCTGTAGTTTTCCACACCATCCCTCAGTATCCTTGGAATGTTCGCATACGTTTCTACGTTGTTGATGAGAGTGGGTTTCCCCCACAGACCTGACTGAGCCGGGAAGGGGGGTTTTGGTCTTGGCATTCCTCTTTTTCCTTCGATCGATGCAAGAAGGGCTGTCTCTTCACCACACACGAACGCACCAGCACCTTCTTTTACTTCCAGATCGAAGGAAAAACCTGTTCCGAGGATGTTTTCTCCGAGGAGTCCAAGTTTTTTAGCGTCTTCTATAGCTTTTCTGAACATCCTGACGGCAAATGGGTATTCAGCCCTGATGTAGGCGTACCCTTTTTGAGCACCAACCGCATAGCCTGCTATGATCATTCCTTCGAGAATAAGATGAGGGTCTCTTTCCAGAAGTGTCCTGTTCATGAACGCACCGGGGTCTCCTTCGTCTCCGTTGCACACAGCGAATTTCACATCCCCCTTGGCCTTCCTCGTATACTCCCACTTGAGGCCCGTCGGGAATCCTCCACCTCCTCTTCCTCGAAGGCCGGAAGCTTTCACCGTCTCTATGATCTCCTCTGGTGTCATTGAGGTGAGAGTTTTTACCAGTGATCGGTATCCTCCCCGTGCGATGTAGTCGTCTATACTGTCACACTCGGACTCTCCAATTGCTTCCATTATGTAGAAGTCTTGATTTTTGAAAAGCGTCGTATCTTCTATTCTGGGTACTTTCTTTCCCGTGGCGGGATCTGTCAGGAACAACCTTTCAACTGGTTCCCCTCTGAGGACGGTCTTTTCCACGATCTCCGGTACGTCCTCTGGTGTCACACCCGAGTAGAAGAATCTGTAGGGCATGATCTTCACAAGGGGTCCTGAAGAACACCTCCCACAACAACCCGTTCGATTCAAGCTAACCTTGTCGTCACCCATTCCCTCAAGCGCTACACTTCCAAGGAGTCCTCTTTTTTTCAGTTCCTCTTCAAAAGCCCTGTAGACTTTCAGAGCACCCTTTGCTGTACAACCAGTTCCGACACACACGTATATAGAAGTATTGCTGAGCTTTCTTTCTCTCAGCTTTTTCCGTTCGTCTGCGTACCGGAAGAACTCCTCAATACCCTTAAGCATCGGCACTCTCCCTCTCTTTCTCTTTTATTTTTCTGAGGATTTCTTTCACCTTCTCACCGGTGAGGTTCCCGTACACTTCACCGTTGATCACCATAACAGGAGCGAGGGCACATGCCCCAAGACACCCCACCTGATCGAGACTGAACATGAGGTCCTCTGTGACATTTCCAGGGATGAGGCCTGTTTCCTCTTCGATCGCTTTCAAAACTTCCGGAGAGCCGGCCATGTGGCATGCCGTTCCATCGCACACCACGATGGCGTACTTCCCTTTCGGCTTGAGCGAGAACTGCGCATAAAACGTTGCAACTCCGTAGATCTTTGCCGGAGGAATTCCCGTGGCCGTACTCACATAGTTGATCACATCTTCCGGAAGATACCGATAGAGCTCTTGGATTTCGAGGAGGATCTTTATCAGGTTTTCTCTTTTGTATTCATACTTCCTCAAGATCTCCTCAACTTTGTCGAAGTGCCTTTCCAACATCAACACCTCCTAGTAGTATTGAACATTCGCGATCTTTCCTCTTTCCTGGAGAATGCGAGCGATGTCCTTCACTATCCTGAACTTCAAAGATATATCGTGGCTGAAAAGAGGATTCTGATGTGCTGGATTTATCGCCCTTCCGACGAAGAAGTTGATCTCATCCGCCTCCAGGAGAGCTTTGACCAGAACTTTTGCTCCGTACCCCACATTCTCCGCCTGTCCTTCGAGATATCTGAAAACCTGTGTCAAAGTGACGATTCCTTCGGTTACAAGCTCTATTCCCTCCATTCGGCCGATCGGTGGCGAGTTTTCCGAGAACGTGTAAAGGTCTATCTCTATCTTCTTCCCGGTCACCCTCTCGAAGATCTGGCCTGTGGTACCTCCGCACACGATCTTTTTCCCTGGAAGACTCAAAAATTTTTTCACGCATTCTCCATCTTCTTCTTTTTTCTCTGGTGGACCTATGAACAGGTTCAGAACGCGTTTTTCTCGAAATCTTAGGCAAGCGACGAGCGTGTCATCTCCTTGAACATTTCTGTCAAGTCTTTCAGCGAGCTTCACAAAGTGCTTCACTATATCATCAGGTTCCACATGATTTCTGAGAAGGTGTTTCATTTCAATTTCTATGTTCCTCTCGCCAAATCCCAGCGGGAAGAGCTCCGTTCCCATTCCCGCTTGAGAAAGGCCATCCGTTGCCAGAAGAAGGGTCATGTTTTCTTTTGGTTTGAAACCCCAGATGAGTACTTTCCTACTCCCTATTTCGATCTTCTGTTTCTCAATAGAGATCCTTTCGCCCCCTTCAAAGAGCATCACCACCGGAAACTCGTACTCCACAACGGTGCATATCTCTTTTCCGAAATCACAGACCACCGAACACAGGTTGGCGTAGCTGATCCCCCTCACCTGGCAGACGGGAAGTGTGGCGAGGATGGTCTTGAACACGTCTCTCACGGGAAGCCCATTTGCCAGCATGGTGGTCGCAATCGTCGCCGTGAGTGTCGAGAGGATCCTCGCCTTTATACCCCTTCCCAGACCGTCCGAAACACTCACTGCCACTTTTTCGCTATCTTTCCTCACCCTTATCGAATCTCCGCACACTTCTTCTCCTCTTTTGTTCTTGGATGCGAAGTATATATCACAGGTCAGCATCTTTTCCCTCCATGAATCTTCTCAGTTCCACGAAGCTGCTTTTCGTTTCCGCTATAGACTCACCCAGTATCCCTGCTATCTCCTGAGCAATCCTCATTTGCTTGTTCAACATCTCCTCGACCTTGTTCAGGGTTTCCCCCTTCAGCCTGCTCAGTTCCTCTTCCTTCAACTTTTCCTGTGTGATGTCCACAAGCATGAGGACTTCCTCACCGTCTTCTAAGGTGAACCTTTTCGCAAAGAAAAAGTTTCTGTCATCGAGTTCGATAGTGTCTCCCACTTTCTTTTTTGCCTGTTCGATCAAATCTTTGCTTTTTTGCAGAAGAGTCTCTGCCGCTTTGTTTTTGTAGACGATCTTCCCTTCCTTCAGAACGAAAACGGCGTTAGGTGACTCTTCCACGACTCTGTAACTCGAAGATCGTACAAGGTCGAGAAGGTAGATGAAACACATCTCCTTTTCCGCTTTCCCGAGAACAACGGCTTTTGCTTTCTCGCGACACGTGTCGTAACCGCAGGCACCACAGTTCAGTTCCTTTCTGGAATCATCTTTTCCGATCGAAATAAGAACCTTTCTTAT contains:
- a CDS encoding SpoIIE family protein phosphatase, translating into MLTCDIYFASKNKRGEEVCGDSIRVRKDSEKVAVSVSDGLGRGIKARILSTLTATIATTMLANGLPVRDVFKTILATLPVCQVRGISYANLCSVVCDFGKEICTVVEYEFPVVMLFEGGERISIEKQKIEIGSRKVLIWGFKPKENMTLLLATDGLSQAGMGTELFPLGFGERNIEIEMKHLLRNHVEPDDIVKHFVKLAERLDRNVQGDDTLVACLRFREKRVLNLFIGPPEKKEEDGECVKKFLSLPGKKIVCGGTTGQIFERVTGKKIEIDLYTFSENSPPIGRMEGIELVTEGIVTLTQVFRYLEGQAENVGYGAKVLVKALLEADEINFFVGRAINPAHQNPLFSHDISLKFRIVKDIARILQERGKIANVQYY
- the nuoE gene encoding NADH-quinone oxidoreductase subunit NuoE — its product is MERHFDKVEEILRKYEYKRENLIKILLEIQELYRYLPEDVINYVSTATGIPPAKIYGVATFYAQFSLKPKGKYAIVVCDGTACHMAGSPEVLKAIEEETGLIPGNVTEDLMFSLDQVGCLGACALAPVMVINGEVYGNLTGEKVKEILRKIKEKERESADA
- a CDS encoding NuoF family protein translates to MLKGIEEFFRYADERKKLRERKLSNTSIYVCVGTGCTAKGALKVYRAFEEELKKRGLLGSVALEGMGDDKVSLNRTGCCGRCSSGPLVKIMPYRFFYSGVTPEDVPEIVEKTVLRGEPVERLFLTDPATGKKVPRIEDTTLFKNQDFYIMEAIGESECDSIDDYIARGGYRSLVKTLTSMTPEEIIETVKASGLRGRGGGGFPTGLKWEYTRKAKGDVKFAVCNGDEGDPGAFMNRTLLERDPHLILEGMIIAGYAVGAQKGYAYIRAEYPFAVRMFRKAIEDAKKLGLLGENILGTGFSFDLEVKEGAGAFVCGEETALLASIEGKRGMPRPKPPFPAQSGLWGKPTLINNVETYANIPRILRDGVENYRKRGTENSPGTKMFSVAGPLKATGIIEVEFGTTLREIIYNICGGFVEKEEFKAVQIGGPSGACLSEDFLDMPLDYDTLKKADAMVGSGGIVVITKKTCMVEVARFFLDFTKRESCGKCVPCREGTMQAYNILEKFTHGKATYEDLESLERLSKTIKIASLCG